The Gossypium hirsutum isolate 1008001.06 chromosome A13, Gossypium_hirsutum_v2.1, whole genome shotgun sequence nucleotide sequence atatataataatgatattaaaagtatgtacaaaaataaaaatagtataatataaagtgggaaataatgataataatatatgaataaagaaaaaatatatatatacatatatcaagaacatattcataataatagtattgagcattaaaagtatatatataatatagacaAATATATATGCATAATGTAGTATTGAAAGTATTTACATGGgataatataaaagatatatggataatgtgatattaaaaatatatacataaaaatataataaaaaatatatatataatatatataatatatatatataatatatacataatatagtattaaaaaatatatataatacatacacattagaaataataataataatgttacaaaacaattattaataatacttcataaatatatacatatatatgttaaaaataaatacatattaatattaagatgatgataatattaaaataactgataactttacatataaatatatatacatatgagtgtaataatagtaattataatactaatactaataataaatataataatagtagtaaaaataaatacaataataatcataaaaataatataaataatgtgtacatgaaaaataataatgatatgaaaaaaaacaaaaaaaagacaatatgatataataattatgtaaggaaaataaagtaataatatttataataaaagaaaataaaagagtgtATTTAAAAGTATATGCATAATACAATTGgaactaatattaaaaattaaaatagcaaagataatataaaaaacaacttaaattttaaaaaaaggactaaattcaaattaaaaacgaagttttggggcaaatttgaaaaaaaaagaagaaaagggcTTATTTAAATGCGGTGAAACAATGGAGGGCCTAAAGTGCAATAACCCCCTTCCTAAAATGCATAGCATcagctaggattaaattgaaaatcgcAACAAATTTCggggtcaaattaaaataaaaatgacttaattacaaagtaataaaaaagcggaggggctaaatgcgcaaatagcccctccaatgaaaacacgcggatcctgcaGTTGGAGTGGGTCGGGTCACAGGTCGGCCATGGGTTAAGggccaaaacgatgtcgttttggtgCTTAAAAGAcctgcccaaaacgacgtcgttttggaggtcTATTTaaggccaaaatttttttttaaaaaaaactcacctttcttcttcttctttttctctgcAGGCATATGCTCCGGCGAGGACTCCGGCCGGTCGCCGCCGCCGATCGATGCCAACAGCCACCGTttgaaaaaggttttttttatatatttatataaatatatatctacTATTTTTAAGAGATAAAATAGGGAAAACTTTGTGTAAAGAGAttcgaaaagaagaaaaaaaaataaaaagaaagaaaagaaaaagcatatAAATAACAGTGACCTTtgttcttgttttctttttgtctttgCTCAATCTTTTTTGTATTGATCTCAAGTCTATTTTTTAATACTGAAAAATCTCTCCTTTCGAAAATACAATcgggttttttttcttcttttttaaaatacatttgaTCTGGCCTTTATAGCCAATTTCTACAtgttattttcttcttttcctacTGTTTGATGCGTGTTTGCTCTTCTCTTTTCTACAGGCTGGTAGTTGATGGCAGAGCAGGTGGAGCAGAGGCGGTGCAAGTGGAGGCACCTAGGGTTTGTTGCTTCCTTGTTTTTTCTGCTGGTGGTTTGGGTTAGGGTAGGTTGGGTATTAATGGGCCCGGGTAAATTTGGCTacctatattatatatataaattctagaaaaataaaatctcaaaaatGTTGTTGTTAAAAAACTAATATGTATAAGAAATATagaaaattatcatttaatagaatccaataataacaaactaaaaacataacaaaacaaaatataaagaaaaaggtCATTACATGCTTCCTTAGTGTTTCTCGAAACCAAGTAAGTTATATCTTTAATTCAAGTTTCATGACCTTAAAGAACATCTAGAACTGATATTATAAAGGCTTATGAAATTGACTCTAATGCCAATTtttagctaaaaaaataaaaaatatatcataaaatttcCTTTACAGACTCAATTTAGATTctcaattcatttaaattaattttcaaaactcaaattataaaaataaattatattgaaattcttttaataacaaaaaaataatgtcAAGAAACATAAGAGGTAAAAACATAGAACCAATAATTTAGAttactgtttttatttttctatgttttttaaagaatatgtataatatatttctatataaataatacaaatagaAAACTTGGAaggttttaaaacaaattttcctcatttcatccatttttgaaatttttatctactcttatttttattttttttaacttatataatttTCTAAATTCGTAAAAAagtatttcaatttttatcattttacataTAGCCAGGGTCAAATTGGCAGaaagtataaaaataaagaactaaaattgttattatactaaCTAAAAAAGTGTCACTTAATAGTCGGGTgacaaaaaataatttcaaaaattttagtggtcaaattgtaactttttttaattaagtgagcaaaacaaaaacttaccctAATTTAATGGTGTAGCTTacccttttttataatttttaaattatttaatcatgaTTAGGAAATTTTTTATTAGcactatatttgaattattaaaataatttatatatttcaattatatttattaattattcttttgaataatattttttattaattatattaaacatttttcgatatttatataaaagtaaaattatattgtaaCCTTGACACAaatactttaataaaaaaatattaatctactatatattatttttaattgttccaatttttttaagggtaaactatacccatggtcacttttgtttaccttaagttacgttttagtcacttatgtttgaaatgttacgttttaatcattTACGTTATCATGTTGACATTTTTGTCACTAAGCCATTAATCGTtgttaatggtgtaacggtaagctgacatggcacgttaaatcatcatttcaaacaaaattttaggttaaattatacaattgattcaatttaatttttttcttttatgttttttaaacttTCCTCTCTCtgtttttttccattctcttttgtttctctaataatactctagaacgacatattttatgtgctaattgtatgattattttgagtatgattctactaatttggattattttgtggtcttttatcttttagggactaaattggaggcaagaGGAAATTCAAGGGCAAAAAGTACAaatttgaagatataatgggccaacatgcaaagaaagagagaagtggtgccaaaaatacaaacatggaagacccaaggactaaaatgcaaaagaagagattttatagcacaaggctctattttaatttcaattatattaggataattattaaggatttttatttagatttaattttaggatttattttcatttatctttatttatctttaattatctttatttatttgtatttatcttttaaaatttcattaggaataaactaggttttctagtactataaatagaggATGAAGTGGCATATATTTAACATCTCTTTTTCTGTAATCACTCCCTCTCCCAAAAACTTGTCTTTTTGTTCTCTctatattttcttcaataaaaatctcacttttattatatttatttatttcctaaaaatcatgagccactaaaccaatctagccgaaggttgtcaaaattccccaaaaaggttcatgaggcttagaattcgcgattagccttctcaacagggcattcatcgcttctccgcactacggggctgacgcttccgtccatgtcccttaataggtaaccttttcaacttgtgcaaggaacgaCCGCTTTGTACGTTTTGGGAAGATTACACAGCCGGTCCGTTGGCtttctgcgtcagaggttggcgaatcCAAGAGACAAAACGGTGTGGTATTCGCCATTGGGAAGTGgtgatctagcagaagatagtccTACAAAAGtgattattggctagagtcagattccgccaaatcttaagtctaaatctttggagctgggggtcgtaggcgtcctcttctactataactagcttatcctgctcgagaagggttacttaaaagccaaGAATTGAACCCAAGGCGAAACGAGACAACCAGAGGCTAGAAtctcgccacataagaaactttctcttttcccaactctatttatttttcctcattttaatttctgcaatttatttaaattcgcaatttcaattcactttaaattctgtttttatttttctagattcttaattctatttttttatttttcaggaacgcaggttttattggccaagaaattgtccaggatttcaagaaactagcattcgtataatccagtccctgaggattcgaccctacttcccatttactgttatttttactattttacaaggaataagatatttttggtgctctcaatgaCACatcttctccctctgttttcatacatttcccatttcttttaacatattaggAAGTCAAATTGGCAGTGAAAAAAGAAGTAGGAAGTCGACTGTCATCATTGCCTATAACCCAAACACATAAACCCATACCATGCTTCTTTCTTCACTGCCAATTCGACTTCCTGGTATGTTAAAGGAAATAAAGAATgcaggaaaatagagggagaaataGAAGAGAAtgggaaataaagaaaaaaagaaaaagttaaaagaacataaaagaattaaatcgctcaaaatgaaaaattatagggactaagtgtataatttaacctaaagtttttgtttgaaatgacaATTTAACGTGCTatgtcagcttaccattacaccattaacgacaattaacggctcagtgactaaaatattacaacacgataacataagtgactaaaacgtaacatttcaaacataagtgactaaaatgtaacctaaggtaaacaaaagtgaccatgagtgtaatttaccctttttttaattataatttttaatttttatattattattttttgaattatgagataaattaataaataacattcAATCTTccaaataacaaattaaataataattaaaaattaaagtcgtttgcttcttttattttactttacccGACAGTAGAGGTACTAgaatctctttcttttttcttttcattcactCCATGTGTTTTCTCTTTTTTCAATTTGCagatctattttatttttatctttgttGCATTTACAAGTTGTGATGGACACATAACGGTGTTTATCGTTGCTGAAACATTACCAATCACCCACAGTTTCTCTTGAAAAGTGGGTGATTTTTCATCAACTTCTTAATACATTTTTGTTCTGAGagattttagaataataaattacTTTACGAGTTGGTTTGGACCCgtattatatttaagttttatatattttttatttagggtaaattacaccaacaatcaCTCAATTTTGAAGTAGCTGACAAAATAGTCATCttggtttcatttcagtcactcaactttagaaaaatgacaAAACAGTAACTAACTTTATtaaaaagtgacaaatcagtcacttattaacattttttattactattttaacgGGAGCgctgatgtggcaagttaactagctGATGTGGCCAATTAACTTGCAACATTGGACAAGTAGTTAAAGGGTCAAAAAGTGATTAGTTAGgagtaaaaagaagaaaaaaatgaatggGAAATAAGAAGAGGAGAAGAAGGGAAAATGGAAGTTGCTCAATCTCTTGTTCAATCTCTGAAAGCTAAGGgagggctaaagtgaaaaaaaatgaatggaaaagaagaagaggagaagaagaagggaAAATGGAAGTTGCTCAATCTCTTGTTTAATCTCTGAAAGCTAAGGGAGGGCTAAAGTGGTGGAAACAGAAAACGAAAAAAAGTCTATCTTTCCTGTTTTGAGAATCAATGgcaaaaaaccctaaaatcaacTCCCCAAACAAGCTACCTCCTCTAAAAAGAAAAGGTtccaacatttaaaaaaaaagaacacaaaacCAGATCCTacaaacaagaaagaaaaaaaaaggggaacaCACAGATTACAACCAAAACCCATGCTAAACAAAAACACGGAAATCCAAACTCTTAACAGTGCACAAACAAAAAACCCTATCACATTCAAGATCAAAATAAAGCTTTTTTTTGTGTTATACTTTTTCGTATTTTAATTCGAAAcacaaaacaaagagaaaaagaagtatctttgttttattaaaatttatacaaaaatagGTGAGGAGAAGATACTTCCATGACTTAGTGTTTCATTAGGTTTAAAATCTCTCACTCCGAGAAAACTATGACTTCTCCAATTGATTAAAACCTTTATGAACATTTTTTGGGATTTTTCCCTACAAAGAGAAAGAGAGAGGTTTGCTTGGATTGAATTTTCCGTGAATGAAAGTTTTAGTTATGGTGTGAGAAGACATGGGAGAGAACTGAGAAAGTAGAGGCATCTGGAAAATATATTACGAAGATAAGCAAATAAGAGAGGCAAGAGAGGAAATGGAGAGTGTTTACAAAATTTTAAGGTTGGAAATGAATTTAAAGAGATTGAGAGAGAATAAAAGGTTTACATTGGTGCTTATAGGGTTGTTTATccttttattcttcttcttcaacttcttctttttctcttcttattCTATTGCATAAACCCTAAATTGTTACTGATAGGATTGTTTAAATTGGTGTTAAGCGGCTAGCTGGACGGTTAATGACAACAAGTAAGTCGTCATCTGTCATGTCACTTTGCCATTCAATTTATAATGGAAAacgaaatgaaattaaaatgactgttttgtcaAATGCTCTAAAGTTGAGGGcatgttggtgtaatttaccctttttgttaatcttttattgtttaataagaCTTCACTCTTAGAAGATTTTTTTGCTATTAATCTTGTTTATGTATGTAAAATTGCATTTTAAGGATGGTTTTGTCATCATCTATGCTCGATTCttttgcttatttttacctaCTACTTTGGACCATTcgtgctgatttttttatcgtaattaaatgattgaaattactctaaatatattatacttaaaTTGTGACATAATTGATTATCAaaatatcttaatattaatttgaGACTGAGGTTGAAGttaaaatctttgatattttGATGGAGGTTGTTGTTGAATATGaaggtttattttattattatttttctcaaattataTTATTTCATCTATTTTGAATTTTCCTAACCCTGTAAAATCTCATAAAAAGCATTCTAGGCGGCGAGTTTATGCAAGCTTATAACAATCGAGTTTTGTTAAAGAAGAGCAATCCGGATCTTCTAGAACCAATGTTAGAAAGCATTTAATTAAACCGGATCGTTACCGCTTAAAAAAAGATCAACCagtaaaaaggaaaagaaaagagaggaaaaatGAGTTGGAAGAACGAACTACCGGACGAGCTATGGAGAAAAATACTTGAAATCGGAATCAAAGCctcaaattttacttttaaagatCTTTGTTGCGTTTCAATCTGCAGCAGACGCCTCCATCGTTTATCCAACGACGACTTACTCTGGTCCCACTTGATCTCCGTTGATTTCCCCAATCAAACATCATCATCTTCCTCCGCCAAATCCCTTTACAAAATCAGGTAAATTCCAAAGATAATTGAAATATTCTCACTtgaaatttgtttaaaaagttttgtttttttgtttttggtaggtttgagagggaaaaagagaggaaattgTGGGCTCATAAAAGGGCGGTGTTGAGGAAAGAGAGTCTGGTTTCGGAGCATTTAAGGAAACTTCGAGAAATTGAGGTTCGGTTACGTGAAGAAAGAAATAAATTGAACTCTGCACTTTTGGAGTTGTCTAATTTACACAAGGTCAGGTAAtaatatcttcttctttttttttttttggagcttCTGTTTTTCTGACATAAATTTAAGTTTTCTGTTTAAAACTGAATATATCGATCTAACTTACATAAGGTCAGGTaatgatttcaattttttttttgtagactTTTCcccatgtttttaatgtttaatttatggttttgttgcacaaaagaaaagaataagttgATATATTTGAGGATTTAATCTCAGTTTTTctgatataattttaaattttgtttgaagtTCTAATTTTTCTGTTTAAATCAAATAAACAGTCCTGGATATGTGTATGTTATTGACTTTTGTGATTAAAGGATTTTAGGAGGTCAGAGTGTTCTAATTACTAGTAATATGTTACACCTTCAATGGttgaatttagtcattttcttttgtAACAAGAACGAATCTAGTTTTGGGTTGAAACCTCAGAGACAAATAGAACACTTCGCatttttattcttctttctttAAATATATTTCGTGAATGTTACTTGTGAGTCCTCATTGGATTCAATCTTTGGGCATTGGTTGTTTCAGTCAAGCGTCCGTGGCTTTGAATGTGTGGCAGCCTGAGGTTGTGCGTGGTAGGCACAAGCAAATGGTTGAGCAATGTGTTGTACCGGTTGAATCTAGAGTTCATGCCCTAGATATGGAGGTTAAACTTTGCAACCAACAGCTACAAGTGTTTGATAAGGCTTATGTGAGTATTGATTTCTTATGGTGTGCTAACATGTCtaattaataactttaaacttGTGAACTAC carries:
- the LOC107893858 gene encoding F-box protein SKIP24 isoform X1, whose translation is MSWKNELPDELWRKILEIGIKASNFTFKDLCCVSICSRRLHRLSNDDLLWSHLISVDFPNQTSSSSSAKSLYKIRFEREKERKLWAHKRAVLRKESLVSEHLRKLREIEVRLREERNKLNSALLELSNLHKVSQASVALNVWQPEVVRGRHKQMVEQCVVPVESRVHALDMEVKLCNQQLQVFDKAYRDEKRRLDTAKEELKSMKYHPLRDYTLSSTENQENRKKRKKLKNMHQLFQKPEKFLAF
- the LOC107893858 gene encoding F-box protein SKIP24 isoform X2; translated protein: MSWKNELPDELWRKILEIGIKASNFTFKDLCCVSICSRRLHRLSNDDLLWSHLISVDFPNQTSSSSSAKSLYKIRFEREKERKLWAHKRAVLRKESLVSEHLRKLREIEVRLREERNKLNSALLELSNLHKVSQASVALNVWQPEVVRGRHKQMVEQCVVPVESRVHALDMEVKLCNQQLQVFDKAYRDEKRRLDTAKEELKSMKYHPLRDYTLSSTENQENRKKRKKLKNMHQLCRGTGD
- the LOC107893858 gene encoding F-box protein SKIP24 isoform X3 translates to MSWKNELPDELWRKILEIGIKASNFTFKDLCCVSICSRRLHRLSNDDLLWSHLISVDFPNQTSSSSSAKSLYKIRFEREKERKLWAHKRAVLRKESLVSEHLRKLREIEVRLREERNKLNSALLELSNLHKVSQASVALNVWQPEVVRGRHKQMVEQCVVPVESRVHALDMEVKLCNQQLQVFDKAYRDEKRRLDTAKEELKSMKYHPLRDYTLSSTENQENRKKRKKLKNMHQLS